A window from Candidatus Nitrospira neomarina encodes these proteins:
- the nhaA gene encoding Na+/H+ antiporter NhaA encodes MDLVKEAKQSVKSRPVEKLLSPLEEFTKQNASGGIVLLICTAIALVLANSAYGSHFSAFWELPFTIGFGPFLLEKPLLLWINDGLMAIFFFVIGLEIKREILVGELSEPRQAILPIAAAVGGMVLPAMVYLLLNFQTPYSSGWGIPMATDIAFAIGLLGLLGSKIPFSAKIFLTTLAIVDDLGAVLVIAFFYTSDISWISLGTGLGFLVILMSANRLGIRSPFIYGLFGIGGLWLAFLFSGLHPTIAGVLAAFTIPATSAMTKKEFAHKSEKFSQEFQRAEVPGVSILENKEQAQAVHALETANDLIQPPLQKLEHVLYPWVTFAIMPIFALANAGVVMTTDSSLFSNTLSLGIGLGLLFGKPLGICLGAWLVVRFGSSDLPSHLHWPQIIGLGFMGGIGFTMAIFIGTLAFQGSSDLQTAKLAILIASCLSACLGLLLLSKSTQTPNGKRPS; translated from the coding sequence ATGGATCTTGTAAAAGAAGCCAAACAATCCGTTAAAAGCCGCCCAGTGGAAAAACTCCTTTCGCCCTTGGAGGAATTCACCAAACAAAATGCCTCCGGTGGTATCGTGCTTTTGATTTGCACCGCAATCGCCCTGGTTCTCGCCAATTCAGCCTATGGCTCTCATTTTTCGGCATTTTGGGAACTACCGTTTACCATTGGCTTTGGTCCTTTTTTATTGGAAAAACCCCTATTACTGTGGATCAATGACGGATTGATGGCCATTTTCTTTTTTGTCATTGGACTCGAAATTAAACGGGAAATATTGGTCGGAGAATTATCCGAACCCCGTCAAGCCATACTTCCCATTGCGGCGGCTGTTGGCGGAATGGTTCTTCCCGCAATGGTGTATCTTCTGCTTAATTTTCAAACCCCTTACAGCTCAGGTTGGGGAATTCCCATGGCCACCGATATTGCTTTTGCCATTGGCCTGTTGGGTCTATTGGGCTCAAAAATTCCTTTTTCGGCTAAAATTTTCTTAACGACTCTGGCTATCGTTGACGATCTAGGAGCTGTTCTCGTAATTGCCTTTTTTTATACCTCGGATATTTCATGGATCAGTCTTGGGACTGGCTTAGGATTTTTAGTAATCTTGATGAGTGCAAACCGGTTGGGAATCCGTTCTCCATTTATTTATGGCCTATTCGGCATTGGTGGCCTATGGTTGGCGTTTCTTTTTTCTGGTCTTCACCCCACGATTGCCGGTGTGCTTGCGGCTTTTACTATTCCAGCCACCTCCGCCATGACCAAAAAAGAATTTGCGCATAAAAGCGAAAAGTTCAGTCAGGAATTCCAAAGAGCTGAAGTTCCTGGGGTTTCAATTCTGGAAAATAAAGAACAGGCACAAGCCGTCCATGCACTTGAAACGGCCAACGATTTAATCCAACCCCCTCTGCAAAAACTCGAACATGTTCTCTACCCGTGGGTCACATTTGCCATCATGCCTATCTTTGCTCTGGCTAATGCGGGAGTGGTAATGACCACCGACTCTTCACTCTTCAGCAATACCCTCTCACTAGGAATTGGTCTGGGATTATTATTCGGCAAGCCCTTGGGCATTTGCCTTGGAGCCTGGTTGGTGGTCCGATTTGGTAGCTCTGATCTTCCATCTCACCTTCATTGGCCTCAAATTATTGGTTTGGGATTTATGGGGGGTATTGGGTTTACCATGGCTATTTTCATTGGAACGTTAGCTTTTCAGGGATCTTCCGATCTGCAAACGGCCAAATTAGCTATTTTAATCGCATCCTGCCTCTCTGCCTGTCTTGGCTTACTCCTGTTATCGAAATCAACTCAAACGCCCAATGGGAAACGGCCCTCATAG
- a CDS encoding BON domain-containing protein: protein MLKTVQTFLKIAVVMGLLVGCQSMTGQSTGDYVDDASVTAAVKTKLANQQPTSLSRVEVETVKGVVHLMGVAKTEEDKAEAGRLTKQVKGVKRVDNDLKVQSP, encoded by the coding sequence ATGTTGAAAACCGTTCAAACTTTTTTAAAGATTGCGGTGGTAATGGGATTGTTGGTGGGGTGCCAATCTATGACCGGACAGTCCACTGGAGATTACGTTGATGATGCCAGTGTCACTGCCGCAGTGAAAACCAAACTCGCGAATCAACAACCCACTTCATTGTCTCGGGTAGAGGTTGAAACCGTAAAGGGTGTGGTTCATCTTATGGGTGTAGCCAAAACTGAAGAGGACAAAGCGGAAGCGGGCCGTCTGACCAAGCAAGTCAAAGGCGTCAAGCGAGTCGACAATGATCTGAAGGTACAATCCCCTTAG
- a CDS encoding DUF748 domain-containing protein, which translates to MGSQKIRPWWMRALILTSGIMGFILLLLVVTSFFIDESLRAYIETNLNTQLKGYTVELETVDFHPLGFSIDFENLTLRQETNPEPPLLIIPFWSASIQWTQLFKMEIVSDHLIKNAKVVFAYPQAEKEVKDITDVKDKGWQEALYALYPVTINTFRVEDSSLSYRDQSDHPPLELTNLQLNIENIQNIRSKKGEYPTTVHLEGSLPQAGLVSISGKGNFLAEPFPGIAVDFDMKNVQLQSFLPVSTLVNVEIHSGTLNGHGHIEYSPWANMAQIVRLEIENPYIHYVEKDSPTKAQKAKRESSTPDTDDSKKSQDPFKVAIDSASVKNGEFGYKNQTTTPPYTIFVNHVDIQVTGVGVPKVTQKGELELFGKFMGKGKTSIKGGFRPEVKHPDFDIKVKIDKTDMTTLNDAFKAFAGFDVKSGEFSLISELHTDGGRVQGYIKPFFDKPEIYDLSQDKTDNIFQQLYEGVVSAVASLLENVPRDQVATKTDITGNLDNIKIGTWELIWNLFRNAFVDAMTPAFENLKTLGKKN; encoded by the coding sequence ATGGGATCTCAGAAAATACGACCATGGTGGATGCGTGCCCTTATCCTCACCTCGGGGATTATGGGTTTCATCCTACTGCTCTTGGTGGTCACCTCATTTTTTATTGATGAATCGTTGCGGGCCTACATTGAAACCAATCTCAATACACAACTCAAAGGCTATACGGTTGAGTTAGAGACCGTTGATTTTCATCCACTTGGTTTCTCCATTGACTTTGAAAATTTGACGTTACGACAAGAAACAAACCCAGAGCCTCCCCTACTCATCATTCCATTCTGGAGCGCGAGTATTCAGTGGACGCAATTATTCAAAATGGAGATTGTCAGTGATCACCTTATTAAAAATGCCAAAGTGGTCTTTGCCTACCCTCAGGCCGAAAAAGAGGTTAAAGATATAACAGACGTCAAAGACAAAGGTTGGCAAGAGGCCTTATACGCATTGTATCCCGTCACCATTAATACTTTTCGAGTTGAAGATAGTTCATTGTCATACCGGGATCAGTCTGACCATCCTCCTTTGGAACTGACAAACCTGCAATTAAATATTGAAAATATACAGAATATTCGTTCAAAAAAGGGAGAATATCCCACGACCGTCCATCTGGAAGGATCTCTTCCCCAAGCAGGGCTTGTGAGTATTTCGGGAAAAGGCAATTTCTTGGCTGAACCGTTTCCAGGAATAGCCGTAGATTTTGATATGAAAAATGTCCAACTCCAATCGTTTCTTCCTGTCTCCACCCTTGTCAATGTGGAAATACATTCCGGAACGTTGAACGGACATGGACATATCGAATACTCCCCTTGGGCAAACATGGCTCAAATTGTCAGGTTGGAAATAGAAAATCCCTATATTCACTATGTGGAGAAAGATTCTCCTACCAAAGCACAAAAGGCCAAGCGGGAGTCCTCAACGCCAGACACGGATGATTCAAAAAAATCCCAAGACCCCTTCAAGGTGGCGATAGACTCCGCATCGGTGAAAAATGGCGAATTTGGGTATAAGAACCAAACAACGACCCCCCCGTATACGATTTTTGTTAATCATGTGGACATCCAGGTAACCGGGGTGGGAGTTCCAAAAGTTACCCAAAAAGGAGAATTAGAACTTTTCGGGAAATTTATGGGAAAGGGGAAGACGTCAATCAAAGGAGGATTCCGGCCGGAGGTGAAACATCCTGATTTTGATATAAAAGTGAAAATAGATAAAACAGATATGACCACCTTAAACGACGCATTCAAAGCCTTTGCAGGATTTGATGTTAAAAGCGGGGAATTTTCGTTAATTTCTGAATTACATACTGATGGTGGCCGGGTCCAGGGGTATATTAAGCCATTTTTCGATAAACCTGAAATTTACGATCTTTCACAGGACAAAACCGACAATATCTTTCAACAGTTATATGAGGGTGTGGTGAGTGCGGTAGCTTCTCTATTGGAAAATGTGCCGAGGGATCAGGTGGCCACGAAAACCGATATTACCGGAAACCTGGACAATATCAAGATAGGGACATGGGAACTGATATGGAATCTTTTCAGAAATGCGTTTGTTGATGCTATGACACCCGCCTTTGAAAATTTAAAAACCCTTGGAAAGAAGAATTAG
- a CDS encoding entericidin A/B family lipoprotein — protein sequence MNINHYVWVVFLITLLAITGCNTMEGAGEDVQKAGKSIEKAAD from the coding sequence ATGAATATTAACCATTATGTGTGGGTAGTGTTTTTGATCACGTTGTTGGCGATAACCGGATGTAATACTATGGAGGGTGCCGGCGAGGATGTGCAAAAAGCAGGCAAATCAATTGAAAAGGCAGCCGATTAA
- a CDS encoding CsbD family protein, whose product MNKDQFKGNWNQFKGEVKKKWGKFTDDELTQIEGDYDKFKGRAQELYGDQKDEVNKWTEDWQAKNQPVR is encoded by the coding sequence ATGAACAAGGATCAATTCAAAGGAAATTGGAACCAGTTTAAGGGCGAAGTGAAAAAAAAGTGGGGAAAGTTTACCGACGATGAATTAACTCAAATCGAAGGTGATTACGATAAATTTAAGGGAAGGGCTCAAGAATTATATGGAGATCAAAAAGACGAAGTAAATAAATGGACTGAGGATTGGCAGGCGAAAAACCAACCAGTCCGATAA
- a CDS encoding CsbD family protein, with the protein MYNEDQFYGNWKQLKGALKENWGEFTDDDLLAIEGRTDRFEGKLQERYGERKEEVRAWVDEWLENHPYDARDQKN; encoded by the coding sequence GTGTATAATGAGGACCAATTCTATGGTAATTGGAAGCAGCTCAAGGGAGCGCTCAAGGAAAACTGGGGAGAGTTTACGGATGATGATCTGCTGGCAATTGAAGGGCGCACAGACCGTTTCGAAGGGAAACTTCAGGAGCGATATGGAGAACGAAAAGAAGAAGTCAGGGCATGGGTGGATGAATGGTTGGAAAACCATCCTTATGATGCCCGCGATCAGAAGAATTAA
- a CDS encoding PstS family phosphate ABC transporter substrate-binding protein: protein MKRMSWVIFFVGTMILLLQELAGAESKFKPLSQILANAKFSITRPSGLSPTFPTRTGRAGIESCLHYTPAPLLSPEKLFVLGENETLSLAEDIEHSFSNVQKLLTVKARSIETTQTPPWWQISQHSSIAIMSEPMNDHERLGFMDYWGYEPTQLKIAADPVVLIVHLSNPLIQRGISQKEIDAIFSQTPSREIPPMKTWSDLDLKGDWRSRSIILHGYDASVSLHDFFKFQALQGKDFHNRVHRHPSSGQVVFAVGKEKGALGFTKLSSVTPQVGIVPLRESSKQLPIDKNSRLNTAYAFTQYLYGYLNLNPQTHPDEAAIELFKFLYSQQGQAFLKNRGYVSLPITMISQEWNQLKKGSDKNFPDFTKMCSTPFSGRGFFFSSLLVENTNPLLS from the coding sequence ATGAAACGAATGTCATGGGTCATTTTCTTTGTGGGCACAATGATACTCCTTCTCCAGGAACTGGCAGGAGCGGAGTCCAAGTTCAAGCCTCTCTCCCAAATTTTGGCAAATGCCAAATTTTCCATTACTCGCCCATCCGGCCTGTCACCCACATTTCCAACCCGAACAGGCAGGGCGGGCATAGAAAGCTGCCTTCATTACACACCCGCACCACTACTCTCTCCGGAAAAATTGTTTGTTCTCGGAGAAAATGAAACACTCTCTCTTGCTGAGGATATCGAACATTCTTTTTCGAACGTGCAAAAGCTTCTGACCGTGAAGGCACGAAGTATTGAGACGACCCAAACTCCGCCGTGGTGGCAGATCTCTCAACACTCATCGATTGCCATAATGAGTGAACCAATGAACGACCATGAGCGCCTGGGGTTCATGGACTACTGGGGATACGAGCCAACCCAATTGAAGATTGCCGCTGATCCGGTCGTACTCATTGTTCATCTTTCAAATCCGCTTATTCAGCGGGGAATATCTCAAAAGGAAATAGATGCTATCTTTTCTCAAACCCCTTCACGAGAAATTCCCCCAATGAAGACATGGAGTGATCTGGATCTCAAAGGAGATTGGCGTTCCCGGTCAATAATTCTGCATGGCTATGATGCATCAGTCAGCTTGCATGATTTCTTCAAATTTCAGGCCCTTCAGGGGAAGGACTTTCATAATCGCGTTCATCGACATCCCAGTTCCGGTCAGGTCGTTTTTGCTGTGGGGAAAGAAAAAGGGGCTCTTGGATTTACGAAACTCAGCTCGGTTACGCCGCAGGTAGGAATTGTTCCATTACGGGAAAGTTCCAAACAATTACCTATTGACAAAAATTCCAGGTTGAACACGGCATATGCTTTTACACAGTACCTGTACGGGTATCTGAACCTAAATCCGCAAACACATCCGGACGAGGCGGCAATTGAATTATTCAAGTTCCTCTATAGTCAACAGGGCCAAGCCTTCTTGAAGAATCGAGGTTACGTATCTCTTCCCATTACAATGATTTCACAAGAATGGAACCAACTGAAAAAGGGATCAGACAAGAATTTTCCGGATTTTACAAAAATGTGCTCCACTCCATTTTCAGGGAGGGGATTTTTCTTTTCATCTCTCTTGGTTGAAAACACAAATCCTCTCCTGAGCTGA
- a CDS encoding DUF1269 domain-containing protein: MSELIVVAFADETKAEEVRKLLFTMQKQYLLDLEDAVVVVKNQNGKVTINQTYNLVASGTVGGVLYGGLWGLLIGVLFFNPILGWAAGGLAGATAGSITGWLTDIGIDDNFIKELGNTIQPGHSALFLLLKKVTRDKVINELKRKGVEGTILQTSLSTEDEAKLQSFLTSKIHRVEHEVQ; encoded by the coding sequence ATGAGCGAATTAATCGTCGTGGCTTTTGCTGATGAGACAAAAGCGGAAGAAGTACGGAAACTACTTTTTACCATGCAGAAGCAATACCTTCTTGATTTAGAAGATGCAGTCGTGGTCGTGAAAAATCAGAACGGGAAAGTCACCATCAATCAAACTTACAATTTGGTTGCCTCCGGGACGGTAGGAGGAGTGCTCTACGGAGGTTTATGGGGTCTATTAATTGGCGTGCTGTTTTTTAATCCCATACTCGGGTGGGCCGCGGGAGGACTGGCAGGAGCCACAGCAGGAAGTATTACCGGGTGGTTAACGGACATTGGCATTGACGATAATTTCATCAAAGAATTAGGAAACACTATTCAACCGGGACATTCCGCTTTATTCCTTCTTCTGAAAAAAGTGACACGGGATAAAGTGATTAATGAATTGAAACGGAAAGGCGTGGAGGGAACGATTTTGCAAACATCATTATCCACCGAAGACGAAGCCAAATTACAAAGTTTTCTTACATCGAAAATTCATCGTGTGGAGCATGAGGTGCAATAA
- a CDS encoding BON domain-containing protein: MKLLHTLHRTSLAIAFLMGVGGAPGLAQSQVVHDDYDMNPYYEYDPYYDYDPYLDDRFGYDYDYGYDYDDYVLTDSELRQRIKLNFAMSPFVDDDNVRVSVNRGVATLSGSVEDRSAMIDAQEIAYDSGAWKVRNKLSQRETEERPWADMGDRELKKEIEDELWSSPFVNSDNISVGVRNGVATLYGGVENKGEIADAVENAYEAGAKRVKSRLWVDPDVS, from the coding sequence ATGAAATTGTTACATACGTTACATCGAACATCTTTAGCCATAGCATTTCTGATGGGTGTAGGCGGAGCACCAGGCCTTGCCCAAAGCCAAGTCGTCCATGACGATTACGACATGAATCCCTACTATGAGTACGACCCATATTATGACTATGATCCATATCTCGATGATCGTTTTGGGTACGATTATGATTACGGATACGATTATGATGACTACGTTTTGACGGATTCGGAACTTCGTCAACGTATCAAGTTAAATTTTGCCATGAGCCCTTTTGTTGATGATGACAATGTTCGGGTATCCGTTAATCGTGGGGTCGCTACGCTTTCCGGCTCAGTGGAAGATCGGAGCGCCATGATCGATGCTCAGGAAATTGCGTATGATTCGGGAGCCTGGAAGGTTCGGAATAAACTTTCTCAACGTGAGACTGAAGAGCGCCCATGGGCCGACATGGGAGACAGAGAACTAAAAAAGGAGATTGAGGATGAGCTGTGGAGCAGTCCATTTGTCAATTCAGACAATATCTCGGTCGGAGTAAGAAACGGAGTAGCCACACTGTATGGTGGGGTCGAGAATAAAGGTGAAATTGCGGACGCAGTAGAAAATGCGTATGAAGCCGGCGCAAAGCGGGTTAAAAGCCGTTTGTGGGTTGATCCGGACGTTTCGTAA
- a CDS encoding L,D-transpeptidase family protein: MVGSAQGQEIAIPHVLEDLIDDMPERYRTELTEIYDDRQYEPLWLSQSQKLNAEGQTLLQILKGAEQLGLNPTDYDYSELQWLQRTNQLFSEERPVFRTNVLARLEVVLSKKFLKMLDHVTSGRLTPGQTNEKWYLQDERPLLTRIMLQTLETGVTATLDSLAGAHEGYKPLLHALEEYLTIKAEGGWPAIPDGPLLLKGTNSERVKVLRRRLAATGDMKEGADHTKIFDQEVMEGVEKFQSRHGLAVDGIVGPTTLHTLNIPVESRIQQLLVNLERRRWMPRTLGPDYIVVNIPDFRLMAYRDGTSQLEMPVIVGKPMTQTPIFTDILEYLVFNPYWNVPISIVRDEILPKFQEDPTYLAERNFEVVDVDEQPMDIAHLTSENIQNGTIRIRQKPGPNNALGLVKFMFPNDHAIYLHDTPADHLFDASERDFSHGCIRVERPTDLAAFLLNEQWNQKDIVLALESSERRVIKLSQAIPVYILYFTVWVAQDGTLQFRHDPYGHDDRLWAALRPLLSLAKNPINLFRQHSAG, encoded by the coding sequence ATGGTGGGAAGTGCCCAAGGTCAAGAAATTGCCATCCCCCATGTTCTGGAAGACCTAATTGATGACATGCCGGAACGCTACCGGACGGAGTTAACTGAGATATATGATGACCGGCAGTATGAGCCGTTGTGGCTCTCGCAATCACAAAAGCTGAATGCAGAGGGACAAACGCTACTTCAGATTCTAAAGGGAGCCGAACAATTAGGATTAAACCCGACCGACTATGATTATTCTGAACTCCAGTGGTTACAACGAACCAACCAATTGTTCTCTGAAGAACGTCCGGTATTCCGAACGAATGTTCTTGCCAGATTGGAAGTCGTCCTTTCGAAAAAATTTTTGAAAATGTTGGATCACGTCACGTCGGGACGTTTAACCCCGGGCCAAACCAACGAAAAGTGGTATTTGCAAGATGAGAGACCACTCCTCACTCGCATAATGCTGCAAACCCTTGAAACGGGGGTTACGGCAACCTTGGATTCCTTAGCTGGGGCCCATGAAGGTTATAAGCCCTTACTGCATGCGCTTGAAGAATATCTCACAATTAAGGCCGAGGGCGGGTGGCCGGCTATTCCCGATGGACCGTTGCTTCTCAAAGGGACAAACAGTGAACGAGTAAAAGTTCTACGAAGGCGATTGGCTGCGACAGGAGATATGAAAGAAGGGGCCGATCATACGAAAATTTTCGATCAGGAAGTGATGGAGGGAGTAGAAAAATTTCAATCCCGACATGGTCTAGCCGTAGACGGAATAGTCGGACCCACCACATTACATACGTTGAATATCCCGGTCGAGTCACGTATTCAACAGCTGTTGGTGAATTTGGAGCGGCGCCGTTGGATGCCGAGAACATTGGGTCCGGACTATATAGTAGTGAATATTCCGGATTTTCGACTCATGGCCTATCGTGACGGAACATCACAATTGGAGATGCCGGTCATCGTAGGAAAGCCGATGACCCAAACTCCCATTTTCACTGACATTCTGGAATATCTGGTATTCAATCCATATTGGAATGTCCCGATCAGCATTGTCCGGGATGAAATCCTTCCAAAATTTCAAGAAGATCCAACCTATCTCGCTGAAAGAAATTTTGAAGTGGTAGACGTGGATGAACAGCCCATGGACATTGCTCACCTGACTTCCGAAAACATTCAAAACGGCACAATACGTATTCGGCAGAAACCGGGCCCGAATAATGCGCTAGGATTGGTTAAGTTCATGTTTCCCAATGATCATGCCATTTATCTTCACGATACACCTGCCGATCATTTGTTCGATGCGTCCGAACGGGATTTTAGCCATGGTTGTATCCGCGTTGAACGACCGACGGATTTGGCGGCATTTCTTTTGAATGAACAGTGGAATCAAAAGGATATCGTGCTTGCACTCGAAAGTTCAGAGCGGCGTGTCATTAAACTTTCTCAAGCTATACCGGTGTATATTTTGTATTTTACGGTCTGGGTGGCTCAGGACGGAACGCTTCAATTCCGTCATGATCCTTACGGTCACGACGATCGTTTATGGGCTGCCTTGCGGCCCCTCCTATCTCTGGCCAAGAATCCAATCAATCTATTTCGTCAACATTCTGCAGGGTAA
- a CDS encoding sodium:calcium antiporter — protein sequence MALFFLSTAVIGLVGWKLTQLVDRLADRTGIGEALAGAVFLGASTSLPGIVTSMTTAWGGHAEFAVSHALGGIAIQTAFLAIADMTYRHANLEHAAASSANLMNGVLLMSMLSLILLAIVGPEFSLWNVHPVTPCVVGIYLFGLRLVHHSHVEPLWSPKLTPHTKPDEPETGNRHENLPKLLMAFTASAVLIGTAGWVLARSAVSLVTHTGLSETLVGGVFTTMSTSMPELITSLAAVRRGALTLAVGGIIGGNTFDTLLVAFSDFAFQDGSIYHATTNQQVYLIALTMLMNGILLLGLLRREEHGIANIGFESFCILLVYLGGITILFLT from the coding sequence CTGGCTCTTTTTTTCTTGTCCACAGCGGTCATCGGACTGGTCGGCTGGAAACTCACTCAATTGGTAGACCGGCTGGCTGATCGAACAGGAATTGGCGAGGCGCTTGCGGGCGCCGTTTTTCTGGGGGCCAGTACATCCTTGCCGGGCATTGTTACTTCCATGACAACCGCATGGGGTGGTCATGCTGAATTTGCGGTGAGTCATGCCCTGGGAGGCATTGCCATACAAACGGCATTTCTGGCCATTGCCGACATGACCTATCGGCATGCCAATCTGGAGCATGCCGCCGCGTCCTCCGCCAATCTCATGAACGGGGTGCTCCTCATGAGCATGCTCTCGCTCATTTTACTCGCCATCGTGGGGCCTGAATTCAGCCTGTGGAATGTGCATCCGGTCACTCCCTGTGTCGTCGGGATATATCTTTTTGGTCTTCGGCTGGTGCATCATTCCCATGTTGAGCCCTTATGGAGTCCCAAGTTAACTCCCCACACGAAACCCGATGAACCGGAGACAGGCAACCGTCATGAAAATCTTCCGAAATTATTGATGGCGTTCACGGCTTCTGCCGTGCTCATTGGAACGGCCGGGTGGGTTCTTGCCCGTTCAGCCGTCTCTCTTGTGACTCATACCGGACTTTCTGAAACGCTTGTGGGGGGAGTCTTCACGACCATGAGTACTTCTATGCCGGAATTGATCACCTCACTTGCCGCGGTGCGTAGGGGAGCGCTGACGCTTGCCGTAGGAGGAATTATAGGAGGCAATACCTTTGACACGCTGCTGGTCGCGTTTTCCGATTTCGCGTTTCAAGACGGTTCGATTTATCATGCTACGACGAATCAGCAAGTCTATCTGATCGCCTTAACTATGCTCATGAACGGTATTTTACTGCTTGGATTGCTGCGTCGGGAGGAACATGGCATCGCCAATATCGGATTCGAAAGTTTTTGTATTTTGCTTGTCTATTTGGGAGGAATCACTATTCTTTTCCTTACTTGA
- a CDS encoding BON domain-containing protein, translated as MLALPSVGLAAVHQTIITDKDITVAIESRLLVDQTVPSNGIDVHTDNGVVMLSGEVPTMLARERAGKVVSSIRGVQALINTIAVSPTSRIGNEELRFKVYAALASDPASDSYEITVQVRQGRVMLTGTVESWQEKQLTEEVVKSVKGVQSLRSRITVNPPAFRPDSEIEAEIFRRLQSDVWVHESLIGIMVDQGHVTLTGTVGSLAEKNSAYRDAWVGGVKDVNVAPLKVEWWARDKMLRHRKDVFTSNTHTAEAIRTAFTYEPRLQDVDIDVRVVEGTAFLTGIVDNLAAKYAAEETTRNTEGIWRVRSFIKVRPPVRLTDRDLEKRVREAFNQHPLIDRYEIKISANSGKVSLEGYLNSPTEVSQTLRAAARVKGVINVVNYLQIQSPDKLDEEIWEEIRRAFWWDPGLFEQDIRVTVSNGTVTLKGTVPTIVEWRRAREVARNSGAERIRNRLRVRYGPDFHST; from the coding sequence ATGTTGGCCTTGCCATCAGTTGGTTTGGCCGCAGTGCACCAGACTATCATTACGGACAAGGATATTACCGTCGCTATTGAAAGTCGTTTACTCGTCGATCAGACGGTCCCCTCAAATGGCATTGATGTCCATACAGATAATGGAGTCGTTATGCTGTCGGGTGAGGTCCCTACAATGCTGGCCAGGGAGCGTGCAGGAAAAGTTGTTTCCAGCATTCGAGGAGTTCAAGCGCTTATCAATACCATCGCCGTGAGCCCTACCAGCCGGATTGGCAACGAAGAACTGCGATTCAAGGTGTATGCCGCCTTGGCCTCAGATCCGGCATCAGACTCTTATGAAATTACCGTACAGGTGAGGCAGGGTCGCGTCATGCTGACTGGAACAGTAGAAAGTTGGCAGGAAAAGCAATTGACTGAGGAAGTAGTCAAATCGGTAAAAGGTGTTCAATCTCTCAGAAGCCGGATTACCGTGAACCCGCCGGCTTTTCGTCCCGACTCAGAAATCGAAGCGGAAATTTTCCGCCGCCTTCAATCCGACGTCTGGGTCCATGAAAGCCTCATCGGCATCATGGTCGACCAGGGGCATGTGACGTTAACCGGTACGGTGGGGAGCCTGGCTGAAAAGAATAGCGCCTATAGAGATGCCTGGGTGGGTGGGGTTAAAGACGTCAATGTGGCCCCACTCAAAGTTGAATGGTGGGCACGGGACAAAATGCTTCGTCATCGCAAAGATGTATTCACATCAAACACCCATACAGCAGAGGCGATACGGACAGCCTTCACATATGAACCCCGCCTTCAGGATGTTGACATCGACGTGCGTGTTGTCGAAGGCACGGCTTTCCTTACCGGAATTGTGGATAACCTGGCCGCTAAATACGCTGCGGAAGAGACGACACGGAATACGGAAGGCATTTGGCGGGTACGCAGTTTCATTAAAGTTCGTCCTCCCGTGCGACTTACTGATCGCGATCTGGAAAAACGGGTCCGGGAAGCGTTCAATCAGCATCCTCTCATCGATCGCTACGAAATTAAGATTTCAGCCAATAGTGGAAAAGTATCTCTCGAGGGATACCTGAATTCTCCTACCGAAGTTTCCCAAACCCTTCGCGCCGCGGCAAGAGTAAAGGGCGTCATCAATGTCGTGAATTACCTCCAAATCCAATCGCCTGATAAATTGGATGAGGAAATTTGGGAAGAGATCAGACGTGCATTTTGGTGGGATCCGGGTCTTTTTGAGCAGGATATTAGGGTTACCGTCTCCAATGGCACCGTCACCCTCAAGGGAACCGTTCCTACTATCGTGGAATGGAGACGAGCTAGAGAAGTCGCCAGGAATTCGGGAGCCGAACGGATTCGTAATCGTTTAAGAGTGCGGTATGGTCCTGATTTTCATTCTACCTAA